AAGACAACTAATCCTGTTCAGTTGTATGAATGCAataaggaaaaaccaaaaaaaaaaaaaaaaaaaaaaaaaaaaaaaagaccagttaCTGCAAAATTCATGTAGGCACATGTAATAGTCCAGCTCTAAGCAATTCTTCTAAGATTCTCACATTAATAACTAAAGCTTGTTTACAGTACTAAAGATTCTATTGTTCAAGCATCAATGAttacatttcagaaaaaagaaaatcatccatGCCCTCAATAGTGTCACTGctacgttaaaaaaaaaaaaaaaaaaaaaaaaaaaaaaaaaattaacaaaacaagtaTCCATAATAGgatacatggaaaaaaaaaaaaagtgttttagaattaaaaaaaaaaaaaaaaaaaaaaaagacaagatgtGCTTTTCTTGCACAGCAGGAATTATATAATGTAAACACCATATTGGCCCACACCACAAAATCCATGAGAAAAGTTCAATTCGGAGCATGCTGTGTGTGCATTATTTTTCTGCCTGTGCTTGTGATTTCACACTGTATATCCCTGTACCGATCAATATACAGGATTTCAAAATGCACtctaataaacacacacatacatgtacatacacacagagacacacgtGATTTTCCCAAAATTAATATGGTTTGACTCCCTGACTCCAACTTGTAATTTGCAAGTGGTAGCCAAACTTTTTTAAGATTGTCTTATAGGAACAGAAGGGTGTGAAAAGtgatttagaaatgagattttatatgtGATGGTAGTGATAAGaaaaatagttatataaaaaaaatccaatatatgtccaACATGGAAAAAATTTTACCTGGCTGAATGATATatggaaaatgacatttttagTGGGCCTTGTCTGAAATTTTAGTTGATTCAAAGGATATAGGTTTTTTGGTTCAAATTCATTGAAACCTAAAGGATCAGATCTAAGAAGCTTACCTTCAAAGTGCAAATTTTAACAATGGAATGTTCTGAACAGGGAAACAATAAAGGACAATTCTATGTCTTTAACTTGTTCAAAAGAAATTACATAATATTCAGGCAGCATTTTATCCTGTCAAAAGTGATTTCTTAGTTAAACAGAAAATTATTTAGCAACCAACACTTttcaaacacacatatataaaacctttctatggagaaaaaaaaaaaaaaaaaaaaagaaacagaaaacaaacaaaaaaacaccctaCCTATGTATGCACTGGTtaatcttttccccttccttctttccttccttgattccttccttccttctttcttttctttcttttaaattctctgaATCAACTACTTTAAATACCTTGTGCCTCTCTCATCCTCCCTCccatttttccccaaaagaacccaagtattataaaagtttttgtttttagcaagCCTCCTGCTTGAGGCTATTAAGTACCTCCTCCACTGGAACAAAATGAACATCTAGGATGCACATCTCAATGCACCATTTTAAactataatattgttgttatagaGAGTTAGATCTCCAGATCATCAGGCCGAGGTCTGCTGCTGGCCCTGCTGCTGGCTCTACTGGAAGGCCTTTGGTCCACAATGGCAAGCGGTTGTAGCTCATGCCCTGCTGCTAGTTTTTTTGAATTCTGGTTATCATCTGGAAAATCAAAAGGCTGGGCATGCGAATTAGAGATGGTGCTTCCAGCCTGGCCCATTCTATTCTGCTCAGCACTATAGTTGGCCCAGTTTTGCTCACTGGCTTGCTTATTGTAATTACGACAAGAAGAATTGTTTCGATCTCCAGTAACAAGCTTATACCCTGGAGGAGACATAGGTGACAAGGGAGCAGTTGGGGAAGAACAGCCATTGAAATAAGCATATTTGGGAGATCCACAATCTTTGCTGGGACTCAGTGCACCAGCTGGAGCGTGGTAAGGGTCACTTTTTCCCTTCACTCGATCCTTGACACCCTTAAAGAACACATAGAATAGCTCAATGATATTTAAGGCAAGGGATACCAAAGACACAACCAACATGAAGATAATGAAGATGGTTTTCTCTGTGGGACGAGAGAGGAAACAATCCACTTGATGAGGGCAGGGATCTCTCTTGCAAGTATAGACAGCATTCAAGCTGAAGCCATAGATGTACCATTGAATCAGCAGGAAGGCCACCTCAAAAACAGACTTAAAAAGGATGCTGATGATGTATGTCCGGAGCAACCCTCCACGCATTTTCACTTTGCCATGTTCTTCAATtccatatttgaatttctttatttcaatttGTTTCAAGTGCATATCCACATTGGCACCATCAGTTTGAGCGACTTTCAACTCCTCCTCTTTCTTGTTCAACTTCTCTTCTTTTCGCATCACATAGAACACGTGAGCCAGGTACAAAAGAGTTGGCACAGACACAAAGATGATTTGCAGAACCCAAAAACGCACATGAGAGATTGGAAAGGATTTATCATAACATACATTTTCACAACCTGGTTGCTGAGTATTACATCGAAAAGCAGACTGTTCATCACCCCAGGCTGATTCAACTGCAGTTCCCAACAGCAAGATTCGGAAAATGAAGAGGACAGAGAGCCACACTTTTCCTCCAGCTGTAGAATAGGCTTGAACTTTGTCGAGGAGTTTGCCTAAGGCACTCCAATCCCCCATGTTACCTGGCTGCTCtctaaaaaccaaaacaaaacaaaaaattaatcatatttatCCAATTGCTCAAACTAAttatataaaaactataaaagttttttttttaaatctaaaatataattaatCAAGGATCAGGGAAACTAtagaaaatttcatttcaaattttcatGCTATTCTTCCCCCCAAAAGTACAAAATACTTTtacatcacattttaaaaagaagaaaacagtttTACAAAAGTCAGGTAAAGCATGGAAGTACTCCTTTGATAAACGATCGACTACAAACCTTAAGGTATTTGTTACCTGGGACATTTAGAGTTTAAGTAACCTGATCATAGTTACACAAGTAATAGGTACCAAAAGCAGatcttgaactcaggacttcctgagtCCAAGGGAAAACCACCCACTATGTCATTATGCctctctgaaaaaaataatagtaataataataacaatttattcaCTGAAACTaatgaatttaaataataataacaacaataactagcACTTACAGGATgttttgagatttgcaaaaaattagaaatatgatttttcattttattctcatcacaatcctggaaagtaaatactactattatccccattttacagatgaggaaactggaacagagagaaattaaatgacattaAAGTTACACAGAATAATGAGATTAGGTTTGAACTCTGATCTGCCAAACTTCAGGTCCAGCATTTTATCaacttcactaaaaaaaaaaaacactgcacTATTTATGGTGATTTGGTAGGACAATGAGTAGAGTGCTGGGATTAAAGTGAGAAAGAgtagaattcaaatttggcctcagacacttattagctatatatcttggacaagtcacttaataccatatacttcagtttcctcatctgcaaaatgagttggaggaagaaatggcaaatcacttcagtatctttgccaggaaaaatCCAGACAAGAACATGAGAAGTCAGAAGACTAACAGATTGTACAACAAATAttgtttataaatgctttttaattctaCAGAATATTGGATTAAGGTATATCACTAGTTCTACATTTTGTTATGTGACTTGAAAGTTATTTGTTCTGTGTCTATCAATTTGATAAATAAGAACAGTGTTTATTTGTTATAATTTATGAGGGACTAAATATAAAGCTATCCACTTCTATAGATTGGTATCAAAGCACAGAGAcaactatttatttattgatcCACAGTCTCAATGtataagatcataggatttaaaaagaaataactctCTCACTTAATaggtgagggaactgaggtaCAGATTTGTAGTTGACTAATATTTTTCAGAAAAGTAACAGAACTTAGATTCAAGTTTATATGACAACTCCAAATAAAGTATCTTTCTTTCATACTACCAGGCTtcttttatcaaaatatatttcactGTAGGTacacattatatgtatgtgtatgtacatatatatatatatatatatatatatatatatatatatatatatatatatacacacacacacacacacacacacatacatatatctttacAAATTACCATGGCCTTAGGGAATTCTAAGCACACTGTGAATATACCCAATGATTCTAATgtctaattcatttttattggCTAAGAAGTATCAACAATGTGGTGCAGATGACTTCTCTTTgaccagaaaggaagaaaaatccaaTTAAATGTTCTAGTTTGACACATTAATGTATAACTGCTATAAAAGAATATACTTCTTGTACATCATATTTtactaaatggaaaaagatgtGATTTTAGTATTAAGTGGGAAGAAGTAGTAGTAAAAGGATTAACTTTAGATTCGTTTTTCCACAAAAATACCAGATTTAgacttttctctctcttactgGGAAATTAGCATTTTTAAGTACACTTCTTGTCTCATGTAATTTATAACATTGTTCTAGACAGCTCACTTATAAAATACATCCCCATCTGCTATGCTAGCCCTGCCTTTAAGGATGGGAACAAAGGAGTAAATTCTGTCAATATATACTATCAGTTGAGTGTTTTCCCCCATTCCTTCTAACTTTAAATGTTAATGAAACATTCTCCTAAAGGGAAGGAATAGGGGAAAGATGAGAACAAATGATTCACATTCAGATATTAACCACAGAAAAGCAGTTAAAGACAATAAATgagagcaaaaaaggaaaaaatgtgtcCAGTATTCATTGGCTAGCACTAATGAGAGAGAGTTGGTCCTCTCACTTTGGACTTGAGTGAATAAAATCATtccaataaaaagtaaaagataaagaatatcaTCTTTGAGAAGAAATTTCACGTTTAGAATAGCAATAGGAAATCTCAACTCAATGAAGGAGTGATGGTAGAACTAATCTCATGATCTCATAGTTCTAAAGACTAAAACTAGACTAGAAGAAGAGTCAAAAATCACCAAAGGCAAAATGAGAGGTTTAACTATAACTATGATTTAAGTACCTCAAGAAGTAACAATGGGTGTATGAAAGGAGACTGAATGCCAAGAACTACAAGTACATTTATTGAGATCTCTAGAATGAGGATAAAGAAGATACTGAATGCCTGAACATCAAGGAGGAAATACCTTTAAAGCCTAGAAAAGAATAACTCTTTATTCTTTTTgagccaggaaaaaaataagagaaccaCTCCTGATTTACCACCCTCACTAGGgtgaggagaaagagacaaaaagccTCTTGAATATATACTGTTAATATATACTATTAGTTGAGTGTTTTCCCCCATTCCTTCTAACTTTAAATGTTAATGAAACATTCTCCTAAAGGGAAGGAATAGGGGAAAGATGAGAACAAATGATTCACATTCAGATATTAACCACAGAAAAGCAGTTAAAGACAATAAatgagagcaaaaaagaaaaaaaaatgtgtccagTATTCATTGGCTAGCACTAATGAGAGAGAGTTGGTCCTCTCACTTTGGCTTAACTGAGCCTTAATTGaggggtagagagaaggaggaatgTATACTAAAAATTTCTCTCACTCCTAAATTCTTTTCACTAAGgtcataagaaaaatgaaatcaatgtgTAGATAGATGATCAGACATCCAGCACAGATCTGATGTTACTTGACCATGGGCAAGGTATTTAATTGTTCTgagatttgattttttcatttctaaaaggaGATTTTACTTGATTACATTTGTGACTTCTTCTAGCTCAAAAATCTataatctatgatcctctgaatCAGACTCCAGAATATCAATACCAAGAGCCTTGTGAGACAAAAAGCTAtcagctagagaaaaaaaaaaaaaaaaaaaaaaagataaaattaaggaaaaagagGTGGGACCTAGAAGAATAATGTCTACTCATTCTTATTTGGCATACAGGACCAGAATTGATATAACTGTTTTAAGCTAGTTAATGCAAAGGAGAAAGAGTTCTTTGATATTTCTATCACTTACTGTCATTCTAAAAGAAGGAACTATGTGGACTAGATGAGCATTCAAGTTTGGTGGATAGTGAAGAATTATTTCAGGTCTAGTCAAAGAAAATACTATCTTGGcaaaagtaaggaaagaaggacAACTCAATAGGTCAGAGAATAAGTAGAGAGTATAGTCAAATTAACAACAGAAGTAAATAATGAAGGTTTTGGGAGAGGATAGTGAAGTAGTAAAAGgaaaacttaatattttttaatcaaaataaaattctagagTCTTACTTATTAGAGTTAATTGATAATTAAGTCTAGCAAAGATTAAACTCCTTATATATGCTAGATATTAAGGATACACATTAATAAAAACCCTATcttcaaaaaagttatttttaatttgatagatGCTAAGAGCAGTGAAACAACTATTGGGTAAAAGTAATAGGATTCAATAAAAGTTCAAATAGACCATTTAATTTTTGTGTTACCTTAGatatgtcatttaatctctgtttcctcataaTTAGTGAATTCAACTAAAATTAAGATTGGgttatatttgtttataatcataagaatttttaaataaaagttcacAGAACAGAAGTTTCAATTTATAAGTGAACAATAAACTCAATTTTTCTTGCCCCATATTTTCATGTAATGATATCTGCCATTCTACCATAGCTAGAGTAGCAAATATCTTTCTCCCTCACCCTCTTCAAGGACATAAAAGCTATACCTTATGGATACATGTACCATGTGACTCAGAATAGGCACTTTTCTCAGGGTTTACTGTATGGAACATATGGAAAAGACTACAACAAGGAAGCTGCTGTATATGTAGCTATGATAGATCTTCTACTTAAATGTTTTTCAAAGGAGAATCTATACCAAAAGCCTGCAGGCTatcacaaaaaagaagaagaagaagaagaaggaagaagaagaagaaagaagaagaaagaagaaagaaagaagaaagaaagaagaaagaaagaagaaagaaagaagaaagaaagaagaaagaaagaagaaagaaagaagaaagaagaaggaagaaggaagaaggaagaaggaagaaggaagaaggaagaaggaagaaggaagaaggaagaaggaagaaggaagaaggaagaaggaagaaggaagaaagaaaaaaataaactagaatgAGAGAGAATAGGTCAAAGTTCCCCACATAAAGAGGTACTTTAATTCTTTTAGTTTCCACGGACACATTTAGGTCTGTTTGATTCTGAGAGGAGAGGAAGTTTGGACAATGAAATGGTTTTAGGAGAATAACTCTGAAAGTTTCAGGCAAACAAAGAGGTCAGTAGATAGTCTTATCTGGGAAAAATAGGGGGTCAAGGAAggttatattataattattattactatattactatttaatatatgtaatatagaatATTACTATAATAGTTAAATACAGTTaagtagtgagggaagaaagtaAGTCAAGAAAGAGAAACTCAGTCTTGATGGACAAatcttacagagaaaaaaaaatcaattacctGTTGAAGAGAAATACTAGGTTATGAATTAGAAACATAATCGACTAGGTTCATATgaacagaaaaagattttttatatCAATGTTAGAAGACAGCAGTGAGTTTCTATGTGATGATGTGTAAATTGGCCCTAATTCTATTCCCaaaaatttgcaatttttttttgtcaatgcCATCTGCTTTTGCTCAGAAAAATTGGGTGATTGACTTCAAAATTTCAGGAAAATATCCAATGAGATAAACTCTGAATGATTAacaaatacttttatatattgCACCATAATCATTCAACTAAAAAAAGTTTAAGACACAGTTTGCACATAATCAGAAGTTCATGAGTAATAATTTTAACTAGTCAGTGTTAATTCAATGTTTGAATAATTCTCTGGCTAGCAATTTCTTTAAAGTTGTATCCACAAGCAAAATGTGCAAAATAATGGGTTTGCACCCAAAtaacttccatttgaatttaatGAGTTATGCATACTTATCAGAGGCATAATCTAATCTAGTAGTGAAATATTATTTATCAGTTTGATCACCTAATTTCCGGCAACATGTACACACCCATCATTATCACTAAGAGACTATCAGAATATTTAAAGCAATGGGCATTAATCCACTAGACTCACCACTAAAGGTAGCAAACTTAGCAAAAGATAACTCTTAAATATTGCATCCTTCTATCATTGTTCACTTTTCCCTACTTGAGGAGATTAATCAGGTTAGTTTATTCTCCTAATGGCATCTTCTGTACTCTAAGCCCTTGTTGAAAAAAATGTTGAACcctaaaattattctatattaaAATCCTTTTATAGATCATATCTCATTAAGTCCACAGTGACAGTTGGAATCTTTATTTTACACAATGACCAAAGCCCAGAGAAAGTGACTGATGCTTACTTATACAGGAAGTTAGTAGAGATaggaatgtaaaaaaatttttttttttgcttttgctttctag
The Sminthopsis crassicaudata isolate SCR6 chromosome 4, ASM4859323v1, whole genome shotgun sequence genome window above contains:
- the GJA1 gene encoding gap junction alpha-1 protein, with amino-acid sequence MGDWSALGKLLDKVQAYSTAGGKVWLSVLFIFRILLLGTAVESAWGDEQSAFRCNTQQPGCENVCYDKSFPISHVRFWVLQIIFVSVPTLLYLAHVFYVMRKEEKLNKKEEELKVAQTDGANVDMHLKQIEIKKFKYGIEEHGKVKMRGGLLRTYIISILFKSVFEVAFLLIQWYIYGFSLNAVYTCKRDPCPHQVDCFLSRPTEKTIFIIFMLVVSLVSLALNIIELFYVFFKGVKDRVKGKSDPYHAPAGALSPSKDCGSPKYAYFNGCSSPTAPLSPMSPPGYKLVTGDRNNSSCRNYNKQASEQNWANYSAEQNRMGQAGSTISNSHAQPFDFPDDNQNSKKLAAGHELQPLAIVDQRPSSRASSRASSRPRPDDLEI